Within Vigna unguiculata cultivar IT97K-499-35 chromosome 2, ASM411807v1, whole genome shotgun sequence, the genomic segment aaactatattatctataatgtaaaaattaaaaatatattatagatcATATAATTcgaaatatataaattacattCCGAAATGTAAAATTAGTATTGCAGATTTTagattatgttttttctttttaagttctGGATTACATAATCTGAAATACAAATTTAGTATTTTGGATtctatattctaaaatatcttCAGATCGTGTAATGTGAAAtagggtaaaattgaaatttgaaaatatatgacTGTTCAGGAAAAAATGTTATGTAAGATATTGGAAACTCAATTAGTTTCAGAATACCCCAAATTGAGCTTTACCATTAACACTTAATTCTAATACATGCATCTCTGGCATTTGTCCCAATATCTCCCAAAGAAGCCAAGGGGAGCAGCATTGCCTTCGTCATTCTCATAAACCTTGGAAATACTACACAACAAGAAACACACCTCTAACTTATTAGTCCAGGGTGACATTCACTGTGAAATGTTATTTATTGCATGCTTACAATACATTACATGATATAAGAATGCCATGTTGAGCTATATTGACACACTGGCACACGGTAAAcctttattatataatattaatattattcttttcaCTAAAATATCATCCTCACCAATTGCttacttaaattattataatgaaaCTTCCTTTcccttaaatgaaattaaatatttttactaaacaTGATTTCATTGTTAAGTTACatgtttaaaaaaacatttactaATTTTGATATAGCTATATAtgatttattcaaaatatacatTATTCTTAGAAAAAGTTAAATCTCTCTCATTCCGACAAAATTAGGATTGAATTTCCAACTTTCATTTTCTGGGTTTTGAAATACAACCTCAGCTTAGCTTGCTCCGTCAACATAGAAAGAATCAATTTCATCCGACCTACCTTCATTCCTAGATAATACCTATACTATGAGTCAGTTATGGCAGAGGCTCGGAACAGTTATGAAGAGCACATCATTCTTTTATCCTCTTTCTAATGAGGATGCCAAAGGCCTATAGTTTTTTCTGATAAATACCAAGATAAATCTACACGCCTGCATCACATTTCTTCGTTTAAACTACACACTACTAATACTCCTGCTCCTATATTACATCCGAATCCACATGCTGCTGACTCAACCTCTATAGGGATAACTTTGGAGAAAATAGTCATCTCTatctaaataataatttactaaTCATTGCTATAAAAGTAAACAACTACTCATTTGCACTGCAACCTGGACCAACAAGCAAGAACAAGATTCACTTTCGGGAGTTCATCAACAAACTAGTGATCCGTGAGTCATGACACTTGAGAAATCTCGTCTTCGCTATACAGATGACCTGAACAAGTGCAGAGAAGGAATATTATAAGTTATGTTTTACATATACAATTAACAGAACTTCAAGTATAAGGGGATGGATGCAGATAATGATGAATGATTACCTAAAGAACCAAGTGAATACTGATATTACAATCCAGCAAAAATAACAGGCCTattcatacaattttatatatactaaTTGGGATAGTGATACAAACTGCAACTTTGTAAATCCACAATTACCATATGACTTTACAGAAACGGTGATTTACCAGTTGCAACATGGcacataaataaaatgaattaacaaaGGTCAGCAATAAACAGGCCACAAAACGTAGATAATTCAggtaaatatttgaaaaataaaaggaacaacaaactagaatattattttctaagatTATAATTTAACTTGAACCAAAGTCTGATATATAGTTACCTGACATTATGGTTTCTCGGTGCTTCAGTAGCTGGGTGAATGCCACCATATCTGCTGGCATTATCAGTTTGTGCTCTCATGGCATCTTGGACCCTGTTTGTAGACATTTTATACGTATGAAGCCCTTTAAAATTGTTGCTTTGAACTTCAGCCAATTGGTTCACAAAATATCCACCCTTACCATGCTGCAATCTATTGTTATTTGGAGTAAATATTTCTTTACCTCCATCTTTATTGGTTGTTCCATTATGCACACCATTTGTTGATGCTATGTTTCCTAAAGAGAACTTTGATGTGGAATACCGACCTTCTGTTTTCTTCCAAAATTTAGAACTCAAAAAGTCAGTACCAGGTAGCTTGCAACAGGTGTCATCTGTGACATCAGTATAGGAAAACCTGCCGCTTGAAACTGCCAAATCATATGAAATTTCATCCAGGGCCATCTCTAGACCATGTACTCGTGACTCCAAAGAATTCATACCACTTTGGGAGCTTCCAATAAATCTCTACACTCAAACCAAGATGAAGACATGAGTCAAAAGTATATATTTACTATTGAGAGGCTGTGAGgtattactatttattataatctaaGGACAGCTTAAATACAAAGGAAAAggtaatttcatatttaaacaTGTGGTAGAAGTGCAGGGGTAAGGGATTGAAATGGTGGGATTGGAGTACAAGATAGTTAAGATGAACCATTGTTAGAAGATTATAGGTTTTTCCCATTTGGGGACTACACAGTCCTAGTCATAGTTTCAAATAGCAATGCGATACTCATTCATTATACTCGAGTAATAACGGAGGATGGAACTCAACAACAGTAAACCACAAAAAGGTATAGTGTCAATAGGACTATTAGAATTTCAAGATTTTAGGTAAAAGGATATGGTAATCTGCTTCTTTATTTCCATAATATATGCAGCTTGTTTATATTCCATATTAACTAGTCcaagatgaaaaatattctcTTGAATCAGAAACTAAAAACACAAGCAACTTTATGAATgccaaaaaagaaagaaacaggAATATTCAATCTACCCAACATGATAGACAGTCAGAAGACTAgccatttgaaaaataattcaaaagctCAATATGAAAAGGTTGGATTAGAGAGGTCTAGTGCTGATTTGTAGTGTGAAAGGCATAACAAGGTACAAAAGTATACCTGAAGGGTGTCTAATAGATTTGATTGCTGGTTTTCAATTTGAATAAGTTGTTCCCGAATCAAAGAAAAATCCTCAACGTCTTGTGGATTGTCACAAACATCATTTGCACTATTGTCTACAACATTTGGGTCATCGTAACATGGAACCACACGAGATTTTGAACCACTGAATCTCTTCACTTTTTCATCAGACATCTTGCTAAAGAGAACACGCTTTATCTCTGCCCTCGAATTTACTCCATTTTGATATGGGGTTGGGCTAGAATGTTCTACATCGCATCTTTTAACAACATCTTCCTTAGACATATTTGAGTGGGCGGAGCTCGAAAACAGACCTTCAAGTTTCTCAACTGAGGATTTCTCATCATCACGCTGATGCAATGTTGCCATTCTTGAATTCTTCTCATTACTCTTTAGAAAATTTTCTCCTTTTGTGGAGGACATGAATGAAACCCCAGACGGAGGAGGAGACCTGTTGGCAGGGACTGTTTTAGAAGACTTAGAGCCAACACTGGGTGGACTTTTAGTGACAGGCTGACCTTTGCCATAATCTGTGCCTGCAGAATACAGCAAAAACATATGAAGAATTATGAGATTACTTCAGCAGCATTTGTAAAAGCTACATCCCTTTAGAGCTGTTAAattataaagaatatatatcaACTTCAAATTCTGAAAAGGAACAATTTTTGGTGGTGATTTGCACAACCCAAAAAGGGGGAGCAAGTTTTATCCACAAATCTATCCTAAAATGTTACAAAACTCACTTTAAGGGTATACCACTCTGATTCACAACTATGATAATTATTAATCATTGACTCTTAAAATCAATTCAGTCCAACTGAATACATGTTTTTATGGATTTGATTCGTGTCAAAACATGGAAATACGGTCATATGTTCATTTCAAAAGCTACCCCAAAAGATAAGAAAACCCAAGAAGAAGATCCTTATCAAGGTTTGAAAGTGACTTCACTTGATGTCTTAgcacaattcaaaaataaagCCTTACCACAGACGGAATCACATTCGGACTTAACCATCGCGGGAGCATCCTCAGTTACATCCCTCCACGTCTCCAAAGCACGATTCATAGTTTCTCGAACTACTTTGATCTGCGACAAAAAACAGGAACACCCACCACAATCATATCAACGTTCAACATCAATccaacattattattttttttattattattattatggcaacttttaattgttttcaatttcacTACCACCACAACTGTGAAATATAGTTACAATTATAACTGAAGAAAGCTAAACTGGTAACATACCTTATCAAACCTTCTATTCTGCAACGAATCTAAACACAGAACCTTGTGCTGCGAGGCCAGGTCTTTCTCTACGGAAGCCACCTTCAACAGAGCCTCGGCCGCGGCTTTCCTCACCGTCCAGTCCTCACTGCCAAGGAACTCGACCAGGCACGGCACGAGCCAGCTCATCGAACCACGGCTCGACGCACCGCCGACGGCAACCACGCTTCCGATCAGCACCAGCAGCGCCGCCCGCGCTCTGCACACATCGCTCTTCACTAGCTTCCCCAGCCGCGGCAGCGCGCTCCGCCGGAGAGCCTCCGCGTCGGGATCCGGCGCGGCCTCAACAGCCGCCGCGAGGCACAGCGCGGCGCCGATCTGCGTGTTGGCATCCTGTTCCTGCACCAGCGCGTCCATGAGCGGCCGCAGGAACGCGGTGGCGAACGGCGGCCGCGTGATCCTCGTCGACATCTCCGCGACTGCGTCCACACATGCGGATCGCACGGCGGAGTCGGTGTCGCGGAGGCGACGGAGCACAGTGGCGAGCATTTTCGGAAGAAACGAGGAGAGAGCTTCCCCGTGGAAGCGCGAGAGAATGTTTAAGAGATGAACGCATTGTTTGCGAACAGGAGATTTGGAAGAAGAATCCGTGTTGTGAATGCAGGAGAGGAAAGAGGAGAATGAGTCATGGCTTAGGGTTCGGGCGATGGACTCAAGTTCCGCGGCTGCGCCGGCGAGAGTATCGCGGTCGGAGAGTTTGTTGAGGCACGTGATGACTCGCTGTCGGAGGTTGTGAGTGGACTCAGCGGCGGCGTGCGGCGGCGGTCCGCCGAGGGAGTGGCGCCTGGAAGACATTGTGGGTTCTTTTATTGGGTAAGAAGGGGAAAGTCAGTGATTCAGCATTCGAGGAGTGGAAGAGAGgatagagaagaagatggaAGAGCTGAGTAACCGCTAAAACGGTGGGCGTTGAGAGTGATTTGGCGGTAGAGTTTGGAAGTGTTCAGATGAGAATGACTTAAATGCAAGTTTGGTTATCGTTGGAAATTTATATCAACACAGTTCAAGCTGTGCTGTGCGCATGGAAGCTGAAACGTTGATGAACTCAGATTAACAACTTTTATGTGAGAATTTTGAGTGCAAATATATGTTTCAAATTTGTGGTTGATTTCGgttcttcaaaaaaaattaatttttaatatcctGTCACTTTActtcttaaatataattagtttagtattaacataataaataatgttttcaatGTTTTAAAGAATTATTTGTCTAGATATCTAATTTAAGTAAGtaatgtattcatttttttttaaatgaatatcgtaattatatatatttttttatcaatagtttaactttaaaaaaatttattaaaaatatctataatttatttagcCTTCtgtaaaaaatcaattataatttattttctgtatattaattttgatgttataatttttaatgatggtaaaagagtattttttaatacatcataaataaaaaaattatttctaaaatataattatatttaaaaaatatttgttttaaatttatcttgcataatttaaaagtaaaagaactaaaaagaaacaagtcaAACACAATGTTTAAGATCTCAAATATATTAAGGTAAGTGAGAGTTTTGTTATCTgctttcttttgttgtttttcttctctAACAAACCTAACTAACTTTTGAGAATTATGCTTTCTATAATTGAGTTtcactcatttctttctttaacTGTTCTTAGTTTTTTAAGAATAATGTTAGTTAGTCTTCaaaattgttagaaaaatataagagtgagtctaagttttttattaaataaaaataagaaagttgagTATCATATCAAGACGAAGACCCAtacattcattattttaaaggtTTAGATTGAAGGTGATGTCAATTTCTTATGTGTGAGTtagatttatgttttattaatattgtatcTCTTCGGTGATCCTCACTTGAAAGATCCATAAAGAATTATACTCAAACTCTTTACTTTTTTGTGAGTGAGGATAGTGCTTTCATCTAAATCTCTAACAGTTCAAGAAGTCATAGCAAAATAGTCACCAAGTTGAGTTTGAATATACTCAATCTAGTATAAAATTGTTGGGTTGAATGCGACTAGATTGTTAACATTTAAGACATCCTTCTTTATTTGTTTCACCCAACCTTTAGCAATTTTAGGATGTGTATGATCATGTCCTATGACTGCCACATGGTCATATTGGATGGTCTGGAGCTCCAAACTTTCAAAGTAATACATATAGGTTATACTCATGTCTTAATGATGTTGCGTCTTCCTTTTTTGATGATCCTTCCTCGAAAGATTCATCGAAAActatactcaaattttttactttttgatgaGTGTGAGTAGTGTTTTCATCTCAGGTTGCATTGGCTGTATCGGTTCGTAAAGTTATACCAAACAATCATCAGgtcaaatttgaataaattcaaactagtataaaattgacaaataaccaactatatttttttagttttaagacatcatttttatttgttcttcgCCCAAACTTGAACATATTATGATGTGTTTGATCACATCCTATGACTATCATATGGTCATACTAGATGGTCTAGAGTCCCAAACTTTCAAGACaaataatttaagaatattCATATTATGGTTGTGCTCGACTTTCATCTTAtaaccaaaatttaatattttaaacaatctACAACCCTTGAGACATTAAAGATGAAGatcttaaaaatacttaaattatatataagtttaaCTTTCGATATTTGACCGAAACTTAGTATTTTAGTTgaatcaatattaattttatattacattaagatcgaaaataaaaatattttatgatatattaaaaaaagtatattgtaataatttaataatattgtcaAAATTAACATGTTGAAAACATTAccaaatttaagtaaaatattattattttaaaccaaatatcctaaataaaaaaaaattattgagttaaaatgtaaaataatatatgtaatttcttatttataacaaatactaaatatattactctattaaattatatatttgaagatataattatcttagtttaaaatatgattttgttgctttatattaacaatattgtcttgtttttagttttaaaaagattgtatttaactataaaaaaacaatttaaaaatatcataatataaaacTAACACGTACTTTTAAAGGGAAAAAGGATATGTATGGAAAATTACCTTGAAGAgtactttataaataaaaatatatttttcatgttaatCTTACAcacatgaattttttaaaattaaaataaattgtttaaattgagaaacatgtttatatatgttatatgtgTGACATCTATATTAGAACaatgtttttacttttaaacAAGGCTTAAATGGTCTTTTGGTCCTAGTTTAGGAccacttttttcactttggtcctacctttgaaaatgttttcagtttggtcctacttttcgtaattttttttcaatcaaatccTTTTCGTTAACTCCGTCAAAATCGTTAACGGAACAGTGCCAGCGTGGTTTTTTCATTGTGACGTGGATACTGTTCAGTGAGTTGGACGTTTGCACTATGCTGACCATTTAAttgggtttaggtttagggttaaTCTCTGATTAAAttgggtttaggtttagggatTTCCTCGTCGCACTTTGAAATTGTGGATTTGGGGGGCCAATTAGGGATTTCGTCCTCGCTCTTTCAACTTGTGGATTTGGGGCTCGCATTAGGGATTCTGGCATCCGATTTCGTCCTCGCTCTTTCAACTTGCTCAATCGCTGCGGAGGGAAAAAGCGATCTCATCGTGAAGGTATGTCGTGGTTTAGGTTGGAATTGATTGGGTTTAGTGTTAATGATTAGGGTTTTGTATAATCGGTGCTGCATTGTTT encodes:
- the LOC114174056 gene encoding TORTIFOLIA1-like protein 4; translated protein: MSSRRHSLGGPPPHAAAESTHNLRQRVITCLNKLSDRDTLAGAAAELESIARTLSHDSFSSFLSCIHNTDSSSKSPVRKQCVHLLNILSRFHGEALSSFLPKMLATVLRRLRDTDSAVRSACVDAVAEMSTRITRPPFATAFLRPLMDALVQEQDANTQIGAALCLAAAVEAAPDPDAEALRRSALPRLGKLVKSDVCRARAALLVLIGSVVAVGGASSRGSMSWLVPCLVEFLGSEDWTVRKAAAEALLKVASVEKDLASQHKVLCLDSLQNRRFDKIKVVRETMNRALETWRDVTEDAPAMVKSECDSVCGTDYGKGQPVTKSPPSVGSKSSKTVPANRSPPPSGVSFMSSTKGENFLKSNEKNSRMATLHQRDDEKSSVEKLEGLFSSSAHSNMSKEDVVKRCDVEHSSPTPYQNGVNSRAEIKRVLFSKMSDEKVKRFSGSKSRVVPCYDDPNVVDNSANDVCDNPQDVEDFSLIREQLIQIENQQSNLLDTLQRFIGSSQSGMNSLESRVHGLEMALDEISYDLAVSSGRFSYTDVTDDTCCKLPGTDFLSSKFWKKTEGRYSTSKFSLGNIASTNGVHNGTTNKDGGKEIFTPNNNRLQHGKGGYFVNQLAEVQSNNFKGLHTYKMSTNRVQDAMRAQTDNASRYGGIHPATEAPRNHNVRSSV